A DNA window from Azotosporobacter soli contains the following coding sequences:
- a CDS encoding YafY family protein, translated as MEKTKRLNDMLIYLNDKKSFQLKDIMKRYSISKSTAIRDIQALDEIGMPIYSHSGRNGHYEILANRLLSPIVFTMDEVKALYFSMQTLNDYQSTPFHLSVGELKRKFESCISKERIQRLRKMELIFSLRKYQNKSDCRLLGEILQMASDESVCEICYRKQEVLQRYYVQFFKITSAYGQWYATAYNFETGKPQVFRCDKVHSVELSNKYKAKALAEFLLPSAELFRDETAVDFVVAVSEQGVDKFQKENYPSMELLQENGVWYIKGFYNKGEETFIANYFIAYGETIRSIQPEGLKELIIGRLDEMKNHLINSRGERNK; from the coding sequence TTGGAGAAAACGAAACGACTGAACGATATGCTGATTTATTTGAATGATAAGAAGTCCTTCCAATTAAAAGACATTATGAAGCGGTATTCCATTTCGAAAAGTACTGCGATTAGGGATATTCAGGCCTTGGATGAAATCGGCATGCCGATTTATTCGCATTCAGGGCGAAATGGACATTATGAAATTTTGGCAAACCGTTTATTGTCGCCGATTGTCTTTACTATGGATGAGGTAAAGGCGTTGTATTTTTCGATGCAGACCTTGAATGACTATCAGTCGACGCCGTTTCATTTGAGCGTCGGCGAACTGAAACGAAAATTTGAAAGCTGTATCTCGAAAGAACGCATACAACGGCTGCGAAAAATGGAATTGATTTTTAGTTTGCGGAAGTATCAGAATAAAAGTGATTGCCGCCTGTTGGGCGAAATTTTACAAATGGCGAGCGATGAAAGCGTCTGTGAAATCTGCTATCGAAAGCAGGAAGTTTTGCAGCGGTATTATGTGCAATTTTTCAAGATTACGTCTGCATATGGGCAGTGGTATGCAACGGCGTATAATTTTGAAACGGGTAAACCGCAGGTGTTTCGCTGCGATAAAGTGCATTCGGTGGAACTGTCCAATAAATATAAGGCAAAGGCGCTTGCGGAGTTTTTGCTGCCGAGCGCCGAATTGTTTCGTGATGAAACGGCCGTTGATTTTGTGGTTGCAGTTTCCGAGCAAGGGGTGGATAAATTTCAAAAAGAGAACTATCCATCAATGGAGCTGTTGCAGGAAAACGGCGTTTGGTATATAAAGGGCTTTTATAATAAAGGCGAAGAGACGTTTATTGCCAATTACTTTATTGCTTACGGTGAAACGATCCGGTCTATCCAGCCGGAAGGCTTGAAAGAGCTTATTATCGGGCGACTGGATGAGATGAAAAATCATTTGATAAATAGTCGTGGCGAACGCAATAAATAA